Proteins encoded in a region of the Carassius gibelio isolate Cgi1373 ecotype wild population from Czech Republic chromosome B5, carGib1.2-hapl.c, whole genome shotgun sequence genome:
- the mtx3 gene encoding metaxin-3 isoform X3, which produces MAYVKFSGAKLAVKSIDWTWRTITASVPQLHYEGTTVTEPTQILNFLRKQRFNADFELTAKQGADTMAYIALLEEKLRPALLHTFWVDAENYANLTRPWFTSHSPFPLNFFVPGRQASLALSRILLTKAESPLLNITEVEGKIYSEAKECLNLLSHRLGNFHFFFGDTPTSLDAFVFGHIAPLIKAPLPSGQLQKHLNQLDNLCQFCNAILKNYFTDPPAEKRMDCSPTANHDPVDANLQKLTQLVNKESNLIEKMDDNLRSSPQHRPHRHETKPLALAGERISTPP; this is translated from the exons ATG GCATATGTCAAATTTTCAGGTGCAAAGCTTGCAGTAAAGTCTATTGACTGGACATGGAGGACTATCACAG CATCTGTGCCACAACTACACTATGAGGGAACCACAGTCACAGAACCAACACAAATTCTAAACTTCCTACGAAAACAG AGATTCAATGCCGACTTTGAGTTGACAGCTAAGCAAGGTGCAGATACAATGGCTTATATCGCCCTCCTGGAGGAAAAGCTTCGGCCAGCTCTG CTGCACACATTCTGGGTGGACGCAGAGAACTATGCTAATCTGACCCGACCCTGGTTTACGTCACATTCCCCGTTCCCCCTTAACTTCTTTGTACCGGGTCGACAGGCCAGCTTGGCTCTGTCCCGCATCTTACTGACCAAAGCAGAGTCGCCATTGCTGAACATCACAGAAGTAGAGGGAAAG ATCTACAGTGAAGCCAAAGAGTGCCTGAATTTGCTCTCCCACAGACTTGGGAACTTCCATTTCTTCTTTGGAGACAC GCCTACAAGCCTGGACGCCTTTGTGTTTGGCCATATCGCCCCTCTAATTAAAGCCCCTCTGCCCAGTGGGCAGCTTCAGAAGCACCTGAACCAACTTGATAACCTCTGTCAGTTCTGCAACGCCATCCTTAAAAACTACTTTACCGATCCCCCTGCTGAGAAGAGAATGGACT GCTCACCAACGGCTAACCATGATCCTGTCGATGCAAACCTCCAGAAACTGACACAACTTGTTAACAAAGAGTCCAACCTTATTGAAAAG ATGGATGACAATCTTCGCAGCAGTCCGCAGCACAGACCGCACAGACATGAGACCAAACCCTTGGCCCTGGCCGGCGAGAGGATCTCCACCCCTCCCTGA
- the mtx3 gene encoding metaxin-3 isoform X5 — MLLGSRARVRACVVHTIMAEPMELFCWGGGWDLPSVHTDSLVVLAYVKFSGAKLAVKSIDWTWRTITASVPQLHYEGTTVTEPTQILNFLRKQRFNADFELTAKQGADTMAYIALLEEKLRPALIYSEAKECLNLLSHRLGNFHFFFGDTPTSLDAFVFGHIAPLIKAPLPSGQLQKHLNQLDNLCQFCNAILKNYFTDPPAEKRMDCSPTANHDPVDANLQKLTQLVNKESNLIEKMDDNLRSSPQHRPHRHETKPLALAGERISTPP, encoded by the exons ATGCTGCTGGGCTCGCGCgcgcgcgtgcgtgcgtgtgttgtGCACACCATCATGGCGGAACCCATGGAGCTGTTCTGCTGGGGAGGCGGCTGGGATCTGCCGTCCGTGCACACAGACTCTCTCGTCGTGCTG GCATATGTCAAATTTTCAGGTGCAAAGCTTGCAGTAAAGTCTATTGACTGGACATGGAGGACTATCACAG CATCTGTGCCACAACTACACTATGAGGGAACCACAGTCACAGAACCAACACAAATTCTAAACTTCCTACGAAAACAG AGATTCAATGCCGACTTTGAGTTGACAGCTAAGCAAGGTGCAGATACAATGGCTTATATCGCCCTCCTGGAGGAAAAGCTTCGGCCAGCTCTG ATCTACAGTGAAGCCAAAGAGTGCCTGAATTTGCTCTCCCACAGACTTGGGAACTTCCATTTCTTCTTTGGAGACAC GCCTACAAGCCTGGACGCCTTTGTGTTTGGCCATATCGCCCCTCTAATTAAAGCCCCTCTGCCCAGTGGGCAGCTTCAGAAGCACCTGAACCAACTTGATAACCTCTGTCAGTTCTGCAACGCCATCCTTAAAAACTACTTTACCGATCCCCCTGCTGAGAAGAGAATGGACT GCTCACCAACGGCTAACCATGATCCTGTCGATGCAAACCTCCAGAAACTGACACAACTTGTTAACAAAGAGTCCAACCTTATTGAAAAG ATGGATGACAATCTTCGCAGCAGTCCGCAGCACAGACCGCACAGACATGAGACCAAACCCTTGGCCCTGGCCGGCGAGAGGATCTCCACCCCTCCCTGA
- the mtx3 gene encoding metaxin-3 isoform X1, whose translation MLLGSRARVRACVVHTIMAEPMELFCWGGGWDLPSVHTDSLVVLAYVKFSGAKLAVKSIDWTWRTITASVPQLHYEGTTVTEPTQILNFLRKQRFNADFELTAKQGADTMAYIALLEEKLRPALLHTFWVDAENYANLTRPWFTSHSPFPLNFFVPGRQASLALSRILLTKAESPLLNITEVEGKIYSEAKECLNLLSHRLGNFHFFFGDTPTSLDAFVFGHIAPLIKAPLPSGQLQKHLNQLDNLCQFCNAILKNYFTDPPAEKRMDCSPTANHDPVDANLQKLTQLVNKESNLIEKMDDNLRSSPQHRPHRHETKPLALAGERISTPP comes from the exons ATGCTGCTGGGCTCGCGCgcgcgcgtgcgtgcgtgtgttgtGCACACCATCATGGCGGAACCCATGGAGCTGTTCTGCTGGGGAGGCGGCTGGGATCTGCCGTCCGTGCACACAGACTCTCTCGTCGTGCTG GCATATGTCAAATTTTCAGGTGCAAAGCTTGCAGTAAAGTCTATTGACTGGACATGGAGGACTATCACAG CATCTGTGCCACAACTACACTATGAGGGAACCACAGTCACAGAACCAACACAAATTCTAAACTTCCTACGAAAACAG AGATTCAATGCCGACTTTGAGTTGACAGCTAAGCAAGGTGCAGATACAATGGCTTATATCGCCCTCCTGGAGGAAAAGCTTCGGCCAGCTCTG CTGCACACATTCTGGGTGGACGCAGAGAACTATGCTAATCTGACCCGACCCTGGTTTACGTCACATTCCCCGTTCCCCCTTAACTTCTTTGTACCGGGTCGACAGGCCAGCTTGGCTCTGTCCCGCATCTTACTGACCAAAGCAGAGTCGCCATTGCTGAACATCACAGAAGTAGAGGGAAAG ATCTACAGTGAAGCCAAAGAGTGCCTGAATTTGCTCTCCCACAGACTTGGGAACTTCCATTTCTTCTTTGGAGACAC GCCTACAAGCCTGGACGCCTTTGTGTTTGGCCATATCGCCCCTCTAATTAAAGCCCCTCTGCCCAGTGGGCAGCTTCAGAAGCACCTGAACCAACTTGATAACCTCTGTCAGTTCTGCAACGCCATCCTTAAAAACTACTTTACCGATCCCCCTGCTGAGAAGAGAATGGACT GCTCACCAACGGCTAACCATGATCCTGTCGATGCAAACCTCCAGAAACTGACACAACTTGTTAACAAAGAGTCCAACCTTATTGAAAAG ATGGATGACAATCTTCGCAGCAGTCCGCAGCACAGACCGCACAGACATGAGACCAAACCCTTGGCCCTGGCCGGCGAGAGGATCTCCACCCCTCCCTGA
- the mtx3 gene encoding metaxin-3 isoform X4, with product MLLGSRARVRACVVHTIMAEPMELFCWGGGWDLPSVHTDSLVVLAYVKFSGAKLAVKSIDWTWRTITASVPQLHYEGTTVTEPTQILNFLRKQRFNADFELTAKQGADTMAYIALLEEKLRPALLHTFWVDAENYANLTRPWFTSHSPFPLNFFVPGRQASLALSRILLTKAESPLLNITEVEGKIYSEAKECLNLLSHRLGNFHFFFGDTPTSLDAFVFGHIAPLIKAPLPSGQLQKHLNQLDNLCQFCNAILKNYFTDPPAEKRMDYG from the exons ATGCTGCTGGGCTCGCGCgcgcgcgtgcgtgcgtgtgttgtGCACACCATCATGGCGGAACCCATGGAGCTGTTCTGCTGGGGAGGCGGCTGGGATCTGCCGTCCGTGCACACAGACTCTCTCGTCGTGCTG GCATATGTCAAATTTTCAGGTGCAAAGCTTGCAGTAAAGTCTATTGACTGGACATGGAGGACTATCACAG CATCTGTGCCACAACTACACTATGAGGGAACCACAGTCACAGAACCAACACAAATTCTAAACTTCCTACGAAAACAG AGATTCAATGCCGACTTTGAGTTGACAGCTAAGCAAGGTGCAGATACAATGGCTTATATCGCCCTCCTGGAGGAAAAGCTTCGGCCAGCTCTG CTGCACACATTCTGGGTGGACGCAGAGAACTATGCTAATCTGACCCGACCCTGGTTTACGTCACATTCCCCGTTCCCCCTTAACTTCTTTGTACCGGGTCGACAGGCCAGCTTGGCTCTGTCCCGCATCTTACTGACCAAAGCAGAGTCGCCATTGCTGAACATCACAGAAGTAGAGGGAAAG ATCTACAGTGAAGCCAAAGAGTGCCTGAATTTGCTCTCCCACAGACTTGGGAACTTCCATTTCTTCTTTGGAGACAC GCCTACAAGCCTGGACGCCTTTGTGTTTGGCCATATCGCCCCTCTAATTAAAGCCCCTCTGCCCAGTGGGCAGCTTCAGAAGCACCTGAACCAACTTGATAACCTCTGTCAGTTCTGCAACGCCATCCTTAAAAACTACTTTACCGATCCCCCTGCTGAGAAGAGAATGGACT ATGGATGA
- the thbs4a gene encoding thrombospondin-4a, producing the protein MCTWIRIIFSLQFILQLFDTVKTQGIVYDLLVSPDCLPDLLQGGIQAKNMDNVFILASLQLQNKAPTRVFRIFNALDHTDYFDFTIQGKLNKVVLKYLKSNGKVGSTVFSKVPLTDGQTHHILLHFSGLQQGTPTTTFYVDCRLVDRVQDVPLAFKSLPQGPKRVTLKTLPTSSQDKLTDLKLVLDESIDNVVELQDCNAPEHGEKSETLQLVGTTSKMEAGPMFELMRMIQELKQKVDQQTKETADLRRTIMECVQCKDSSGRDKAEAHKKQSKCRPGVCFKPDMCNETAEGVECAPCPEGYTGDGLQCDDVDECQFKPCFSGVRCINTAPGFRCDKCPRGFTGPEVQGVGVHYAQANKQICNDVDECQVDNGGCTPNSYCHNTMGAFHCGMCKTGFAGDQYSGCTTGLDPAPLTDRKCGNGQPNPCDVNAECVVERDGSISCVCQIGWAGNGYVCGKDTDIDAYPDKKLQCRDGTCKKDNCIFVPNSGQEDADRDGKGDACDEDADSDGIFNEQDNCWLVPNIDQINSDKDLHGDACDNCINVENPDQRDTDKDGLGDACDDDIDGDGLKNILDNCQRVPNPDQKDKDNDGVGDACDSCPEVPNPNQSDVDNDLVGDTCDTNIDSDGDGHQNTKDNCPTIINSAQLDTDKDGLGDECDDDDDNDGITDDKDNCRLVPNPDQKDENNDGVGDDCVGDFDKDHVIDRIDTCPENAEITLTDFRAYQTVVLDPEGEAQIDPNWVVLNQGMEIVQTMNSDPGLAVGYTAFSGVDFEGTFHVNTVTDDDYAGFIFGYQDSSSFYVVMWKQTEQTYWQAVPFRAVAEPGIQLKAVKSKTGPGEFLRNSLWHTGDTNDQVRLLWKDTRNVGWKDKVSYRWNLKHRPQVGYIRVKFYEGTDLVADSGVVIDTSMRGGRLGVFCFSQENIIWSNLRYRCNDTIPEDYTEQGHQ; encoded by the exons aTGTGTACTTGGATAAGAATCATATTCAgtttacagttcattttacaacTCTTTGATACAGTGAAAACACAAGGAATTG TTTATGATCTTCTGGTGTCACCGGATTGCTTACCTGACCTTCTGCAAGGAGGAATACAGGCAAAGAACATGGACAACGTTTTTATCCTTGCAAGCCTGCAGCTGCAGAACAAAGCTCCAACTCGGGTCTTCCGCATCTTCAATGCCCTAGACCACACAGACTATTTTGATTTCACCATTCAGGGGAAATTAAACAAAG TCGTTTTGAAATATCTGAAAAGCAATGGAAAGGTTGGATCAACCGTTTTCAGTAAAGTGCCACTGACAGATGGTCAAACACACCATATACTGCTCCACTTCAGTGGGCTGCAGCAGGGCACCCCCACCACGACCTTCTATGTGGACTGCAGGCTGGTGGACAGAGTTCAGGACGTGCCGCTGGCCTTCAAATCACTGCCGCAGGGCCCAAAACGAGTCACGCTCAAGACCCTGCCAACCTCATCCCAG GACAAGTTGACAGACCTCAAACTGGTGCTTGATGAGTCTATTGATAACGTGGTAGAGCTTCAGGACTGCAATGCTCCAGAGCACGGTGAAAAGAGCGAAACACTGCAGCTAGTAG GAACAACTTCAAAAATGGAAGCTGGCCCAATGTTTGAGCTCATGCGAATGATCCAAGAGTTGAAACAGAAGGTCGATCAGCAG ACCAAAGAAACCGCTGACTTGAGAAGGACTATCATGGAGTGTGTTCAATGCAAAG ATTCGTCTGGACGGGACAAAGCAGAAGCACATAAAAAGCAGTCCAAGTGTAGGCCAGGGGTCTGTTTTAAGCCGGACATGTGTAACGAAACAGCTGAAGGTGTGGAATGTGCACCCTGTCCTGAGGGCTACACTGGAGATGGTCTCCAATGTGATGATGTGGATGAG TGCCAGTTCAAGCCGTGTTTCTCTGGTGTCCGGTGTATTAACACTGCACCAGGGTTCAGATGTGACAAGTGTCCCCGAGGCTTCACTGGTCCAGAGGTCCAGGGTGTGGGCGTTCACTATGCTCAGGCAAACAAACAA ATATGTAATGATGTTGATGAGTGCCAGGTAGATAACGGTGGCTGCACACCCAATTCATACTGCCACAACACAATG GGTGCGTTTCACTGTGGGATGTGCAAGACTGGATTCGCTGGTGACCAATATAGTGGCTGCACAACTGGCCTGGACCCTGCTCCTCTAACAGACAGGAAGTGTGGGAACGGCCAGCCGAATCCATGTGACGTCAACGCAGAGTGTGTTGTGGAGAGAGACGGGAGCATCAGCTGTGTG TGCCAAATTGGCTGGGCAGGAAATGGCTATGTGTGTGGAAAGGACACAGACATTGACGCTTATCCAGATAAGAAACTTCAGTGCAGAGATGGAACCTGCAAGAAG GATAACTGCATTTTCGTTCCAAACTCGGGCCAAGAAGACGCAGACAGAGATGGGAAGGGAGATGCCTGTGATGAGGACGCAGACAGTGATGGCATCTTTAATGAACAG GACAACTGCTGGTTGGTTCCTAATATAGACCAGATCAACAGTGATAAAGATCTCCATGGTGATGCTTGTGATAACTGCATAAACGTGGAGAACCCGGACCAGCGGGACACAGACAAAGATGGACTGGGAGATGCCTGTGATGATGACATAGACGGGGATG GTTTGAAGAACATCCTGGATAACTGTCAGAGGGTTCCCAACCCTGACCAGAAGGACAAAGACAATGACGGTGTTGGGGATGCATGTGACAGCTGCCCTGAGGTGCCAAACCCCAACCAG tCTGATGTTGACAATGATCTTGTTGGAGACACTTGTGACACAAACATTGACAG TGATGGAGATGGTCATCAGAACACCAAAGACAACTGCCCCACCATCATCAACAGCGCACAGCTGGACACGGACAAGGACGGACTTGGAGACGAGTgtgatgatgacgatgataatGATGGCATTACGGATGATAAAGATAATTGTAGACTGGTGCCAAACCCAGACCAAAAGGATGAAAACA ATGATGGAGtgggtgatgactgtgttggagACTTTGACAAAGATCATGTGATAGACAGAATCGACACCTGCCCTGAGAATGCAGAGATCACTCTGACTGACTTCAGAGCCTATCAAACCGTGGTTCTGGACCCAGAGGGAGAGGCTCAGATCGACCCCAACTGGGTTGTTCTTAATCAGGGAATGGAGATTGTCCAAACCATGAATAGTGACCCAGGACTAGCTGTTG GGTACACAGCATTCAGTGGCGTGGACTTTGAGGGCACCTTCCACGTGAATACAGTGACCGATGATGACTATGCAGGCTTCATCTTCGGCTACCAGGATTCCTCCAGCTTCTATGTGGTGATGTGGAAGCAGACGGAGCAGACGTACTGGCAGGCCGTGCCCTTCAGAGCCGTGGCTGAGCCTGGCATTCAGCTTAAG GCTGTGAAGTCTAAAACCGGACCAGGGGAGTTCCTGAGGAATTCTCTGTGGCACACTGGAGACACAAATGATCAAGTGCGCTTGCTGTGGAAAGACACTCGTAATGTGGGCTGGAAGGACAAGGTGTCCTACCGCTGGAATCTGAAGCACAGACCCCAAGTGGGCTACATCAG AGTGAAGTTCTATGAGGGTACCGACTTGGTTGCAGACTCTGGGGTTGTTATTGACACCAGTATGAGAGGAGGCCGTCTTGGAGTGTTCTGCTTTTCACAGGAAAACATCATCTGGTCCAATCTGAGATACCGCTGTAATG ACACAATCCCGGAAGATTATACAGAACAAGGCCATCAGTAA
- the mtx3 gene encoding metaxin-3 isoform X2 — MDFWIDVFCAGIRIAAYVKFSGAKLAVKSIDWTWRTITASVPQLHYEGTTVTEPTQILNFLRKQRFNADFELTAKQGADTMAYIALLEEKLRPALLHTFWVDAENYANLTRPWFTSHSPFPLNFFVPGRQASLALSRILLTKAESPLLNITEVEGKIYSEAKECLNLLSHRLGNFHFFFGDTPTSLDAFVFGHIAPLIKAPLPSGQLQKHLNQLDNLCQFCNAILKNYFTDPPAEKRMDCSPTANHDPVDANLQKLTQLVNKESNLIEKMDDNLRSSPQHRPHRHETKPLALAGERISTPP, encoded by the exons ATGGATTTTTGGATAGACGTGTTCTGTGCTGGGATCCGGATAGCT GCATATGTCAAATTTTCAGGTGCAAAGCTTGCAGTAAAGTCTATTGACTGGACATGGAGGACTATCACAG CATCTGTGCCACAACTACACTATGAGGGAACCACAGTCACAGAACCAACACAAATTCTAAACTTCCTACGAAAACAG AGATTCAATGCCGACTTTGAGTTGACAGCTAAGCAAGGTGCAGATACAATGGCTTATATCGCCCTCCTGGAGGAAAAGCTTCGGCCAGCTCTG CTGCACACATTCTGGGTGGACGCAGAGAACTATGCTAATCTGACCCGACCCTGGTTTACGTCACATTCCCCGTTCCCCCTTAACTTCTTTGTACCGGGTCGACAGGCCAGCTTGGCTCTGTCCCGCATCTTACTGACCAAAGCAGAGTCGCCATTGCTGAACATCACAGAAGTAGAGGGAAAG ATCTACAGTGAAGCCAAAGAGTGCCTGAATTTGCTCTCCCACAGACTTGGGAACTTCCATTTCTTCTTTGGAGACAC GCCTACAAGCCTGGACGCCTTTGTGTTTGGCCATATCGCCCCTCTAATTAAAGCCCCTCTGCCCAGTGGGCAGCTTCAGAAGCACCTGAACCAACTTGATAACCTCTGTCAGTTCTGCAACGCCATCCTTAAAAACTACTTTACCGATCCCCCTGCTGAGAAGAGAATGGACT GCTCACCAACGGCTAACCATGATCCTGTCGATGCAAACCTCCAGAAACTGACACAACTTGTTAACAAAGAGTCCAACCTTATTGAAAAG ATGGATGACAATCTTCGCAGCAGTCCGCAGCACAGACCGCACAGACATGAGACCAAACCCTTGGCCCTGGCCGGCGAGAGGATCTCCACCCCTCCCTGA